A portion of the Streptomyces erythrochromogenes genome contains these proteins:
- a CDS encoding anti-sigma factor domain-containing protein, with the protein MNLHHTDVHNGDGTVPLQGGAATATAVGLTVEPAGGSSRPTTDPLLLMALPA; encoded by the coding sequence ATGAACCTGCACCACACCGACGTCCACAACGGCGACGGAACCGTCCCCCTCCAGGGCGGAGCGGCCACCGCCACCGCGGTCGGCCTCACCGTCGAACCCGCCGGAGGATCCTCCCGGCCCACCACCGATCCCCTGCTGCTGATGGCCCTGCCCGCCTGA
- a CDS encoding vWA domain-containing protein — MTLRTHSPDRDRNRRPARPALLAVLAAGAVLLSGCSASDSGHDRSSGTSQEGGRRTHGGNPAPGPAQGSPGTADRADATAEGEDDGRRTAAPPADYLSTFALDVDTASWGYARRTLADGNLPDPATVRPEEFVNSFRQDYRQPDGNGFSVTVDGARTDAAGWSLMRVGLATRTGLGQDRRPPAALTFVVDISGSMAEPGRLDLVRKSLDLMTDRLRGDDSVAIVAFSEKAETRLPMTRLDGNRRRVHDVVDRLRPTDSTNVEAGVTRGYDTAVEGRRAGATNRVVLLSDALANTGTTSADALLERIDGARRDHGITLFGVGVGSDYNDSFMERLVDKGDGHTVYVSDEEEARRVFCDELPAQVELRARDAKAQVSFDPRNVERFRLIGYDNRRVADDSFRDDSVDGGEVGPGHTVTALYAVRLRPGASGHVATATVRWLDPGGRAPHEESGRVEASALTGGSWEQAAPRFQVAVAAAYLASSLRERGGGWEAVPGAVGLGRLSEVTARLAERTEDPEVRQLSEAVRQARRLLG, encoded by the coding sequence ATGACGTTGCGCACGCACAGCCCCGACCGCGACCGCAACCGCCGCCCGGCGAGACCTGCCCTGCTCGCCGTGCTCGCCGCCGGGGCGGTGCTGCTCTCCGGGTGCAGCGCCTCCGACAGCGGCCACGACCGCAGCAGCGGCACCTCCCAGGAGGGCGGCCGGCGGACCCACGGCGGCAACCCCGCCCCGGGCCCCGCCCAGGGCTCGCCCGGCACCGCCGACAGGGCCGACGCAACGGCGGAGGGCGAGGACGACGGCCGCCGCACCGCGGCACCGCCCGCGGACTACCTCTCCACCTTCGCCCTCGACGTGGACACCGCGAGCTGGGGCTACGCCCGCCGGACCCTCGCCGACGGCAACCTCCCCGACCCCGCGACCGTCCGTCCGGAGGAGTTCGTCAACAGCTTCCGACAGGACTACCGGCAGCCTGACGGCAACGGCTTCTCCGTGACCGTCGACGGCGCCCGCACCGACGCCGCCGGCTGGTCCCTGATGCGCGTCGGACTCGCCACCCGGACCGGCCTCGGCCAGGACCGGCGCCCGCCCGCCGCCCTCACCTTCGTCGTCGACATCTCCGGTTCGATGGCCGAACCCGGCCGCCTGGACCTGGTCCGGAAGTCCCTGGACCTGATGACCGACCGGCTCCGCGGCGACGACTCGGTCGCCATCGTCGCCTTCAGCGAAAAGGCCGAGACCCGGCTCCCGATGACCCGCCTGGACGGCAACCGCAGGCGGGTGCACGATGTCGTCGACCGGCTGCGCCCCACCGACTCCACCAACGTCGAGGCCGGTGTCACCCGCGGCTACGACACCGCCGTCGAGGGCCGCCGGGCCGGCGCCACCAACCGCGTCGTCCTGCTGTCCGACGCCCTCGCCAACACCGGCACCACCTCCGCCGACGCCCTGCTGGAGCGGATCGACGGCGCCCGCCGCGACCACGGCATCACCCTCTTCGGGGTCGGCGTGGGCAGCGACTACAACGACTCGTTCATGGAGCGGCTGGTCGACAAGGGCGACGGGCACACCGTCTACGTCTCCGACGAGGAGGAGGCCCGCAGGGTCTTCTGCGACGAGCTGCCCGCACAGGTCGAACTGCGAGCCCGCGACGCCAAGGCGCAGGTCTCCTTCGACCCGCGCAACGTCGAACGGTTCCGGCTGATCGGATACGACAACCGGCGCGTGGCCGACGACTCCTTCCGCGACGACTCCGTGGACGGCGGCGAGGTCGGCCCGGGCCACACGGTGACCGCGCTGTACGCGGTGCGGCTGCGGCCGGGCGCGTCCGGACACGTGGCCACCGCAACCGTCCGGTGGCTCGACCCCGGCGGCAGGGCTCCGCACGAGGAGTCCGGCCGGGTGGAGGCCTCCGCGCTGACCGGCGGCAGCTGGGAGCAGGCCGCTCCCCGCTTCCAGGTCGCGGTCGCGGCGGCGTACCTGGCCTCCTCGCTGCGCGAGCGGGGAGGCGGCTGGGAGGCGGTTCCGGGCGCGGTCGGCCTGGGCAGGCTGTCGGAGGTGACCGCCCGGCTGGCCGAGCGGACCGAGGACCCCGAGGTCCGGCAGCTGTCCGAGGCGGTGCGGCAGGCCCGCCGACTGCTGGGCTGA
- a CDS encoding SPFH domain-containing protein yields the protein MADITRRFGWRHLRSAPTTHIRHHRRGRLVHDGRGLSFWYRSLSAALSEVPVDDRELAMAFHARTSDFQDVAVQATVTYRISDPAEAAARLDFSVDPDTGSWRGAPLEQIATLLTETAQQHALDVLARTPLAVALVDGVASVRTNVAAGLAAEPRLPATGIDVVAVRVVAIRPEAEVERALRTPAREQIQQEADRATYERRAVAVERERAIAENELASQIELARREEQLIDQRGTNARREAEEKAAADGIRTETEAARKVRLARADAEAERETGAARAEAQAAWLRVHGEVDPGTLHALAATRLAENLPRIESITLSPDVLTGLLGRLGRPEGGSGA from the coding sequence ATGGCCGACATCACCCGGCGCTTCGGCTGGCGTCATCTGCGCTCCGCGCCCACCACGCACATCCGCCACCACCGGCGCGGCCGACTCGTCCACGATGGGCGGGGGCTCAGTTTCTGGTACCGCTCGCTGTCGGCGGCGCTGTCCGAAGTCCCGGTCGACGACCGGGAACTGGCCATGGCGTTCCACGCCCGTACGTCCGACTTCCAGGACGTCGCCGTGCAGGCCACCGTCACCTACCGGATCAGCGACCCGGCCGAAGCCGCGGCCCGACTCGACTTCTCCGTCGACCCGGACACCGGGAGCTGGCGCGGGGCCCCCTTGGAGCAGATCGCCACGCTCCTCACCGAGACCGCTCAGCAGCACGCGCTGGACGTACTGGCCCGCACCCCGCTGGCCGTCGCCCTGGTGGACGGCGTCGCCTCCGTGCGGACGAACGTCGCCGCCGGCCTCGCCGCCGAGCCCAGGCTCCCGGCCACCGGCATCGACGTGGTGGCCGTGCGGGTCGTGGCGATCCGTCCCGAGGCCGAGGTGGAGCGCGCCCTGCGCACCCCGGCCCGCGAGCAGATCCAGCAGGAGGCGGACCGGGCCACCTACGAACGCCGGGCCGTCGCCGTCGAGCGCGAGCGCGCCATCGCCGAGAACGAGCTGGCCAGCCAGATCGAACTGGCCAGGCGCGAGGAGCAGCTGATCGACCAGCGCGGCACCAACGCCCGCCGCGAGGCCGAGGAGAAGGCGGCGGCCGACGGCATCCGGACCGAGACCGAGGCGGCCCGCAAGGTCCGCCTGGCCCGCGCGGACGCCGAGGCGGAGCGCGAGACGGGCGCGGCGCGCGCCGAGGCCCAGGCCGCCTGGCTGCGGGTGCACGGCGAGGTCGACCCGGGCACGTTGCACGCCCTGGCGGCGACCCGGCTGGCGGAGAACCTGCCGCGGATCGAGAGCATCACGCTCTCGCCCGACGTCCTCACCGGCCTCCTCGGCAGGCTCGGACGTCCGGAAGGCGGCTCGGGCGCGTGA
- the tpg gene encoding telomere-protecting terminal protein Tpg — protein MGEIEDAIIRADQEAFTKQPPKTLKGRINFLLKRLKTTKAVAAELGVSQRSVERYRKGDRKTPPRPVADRIDTAVRARWQPVVRGRRRKEAATSTGITVETRARFGYTAPVGTTDDGRVRRLTVHLPAAYAQRLFDARAQGADDRELRAIVAEGLQEIYFKDGGTRADELRVEFTDIDYFDVSF, from the coding sequence GTGGGAGAGATCGAGGACGCCATCATCCGTGCCGACCAGGAGGCCTTCACCAAACAGCCGCCCAAGACCCTCAAGGGCCGGATCAACTTCCTGCTGAAGCGGCTCAAGACGACCAAGGCCGTCGCTGCGGAACTCGGAGTCAGCCAGCGCTCGGTGGAGCGCTACCGCAAGGGGGACCGCAAGACCCCGCCCAGGCCCGTCGCGGACCGCATCGACACAGCCGTACGCGCCCGCTGGCAGCCCGTGGTACGCGGCCGCCGCCGCAAGGAGGCCGCCACCAGCACCGGCATCACGGTCGAGACCCGGGCCCGGTTCGGCTACACCGCGCCCGTCGGCACCACCGACGACGGCCGGGTGCGCCGCCTCACCGTCCACCTCCCCGCCGCCTACGCCCAGCGCCTCTTCGACGCCCGCGCCCAGGGCGCCGACGACCGCGAACTGCGGGCGATCGTCGCCGAGGGACTGCAGGAGATCTACTTCAAGGACGGCGGAACCCGAGCCGACGAGCTCCGGGTCGAGTTCACCGACATCGACTACTTCGACGTCTCCTTCTGA
- a CDS encoding inorganic polyphosphate kinase, which produces MSLAPRAVLVHRRTEYEELLARHGTHGQAAFFLSSRGRSIDEVLRRHERTQHALREVAAAVPLTWRSSRVERADLDRFLFAPEDVVVVVGQDGLVANTAKYLDGQPVVGIDTDPGRNPGILVRHRCTDAAALLRAATTAGSGAEELTMVEAVADDTQRLLALNEIYLGSPGHQTARYRLGSDGDKGPGEAQASSGVLVGTGTGATGWLRSLWLERGSRAELPAPCERRLLWFVREAWPSPTSGTTKVAGELGRGQGLQLTVESDRIVVFGDGMERDALELTWGQSVRLGIAGTALRLVT; this is translated from the coding sequence GTGAGCCTCGCCCCGCGGGCGGTGCTCGTGCACCGCAGGACCGAGTACGAGGAACTGCTCGCCCGGCACGGGACGCACGGGCAGGCCGCGTTCTTCCTGTCCAGCCGGGGCCGGTCGATCGACGAGGTGCTCCGCCGCCACGAGCGCACGCAGCACGCACTGCGGGAAGTGGCGGCGGCGGTACCGCTCACCTGGCGCAGCTCCCGGGTGGAGCGGGCGGACCTGGACCGCTTCCTGTTCGCCCCGGAGGACGTGGTGGTCGTGGTCGGCCAGGACGGCCTGGTCGCCAACACCGCGAAGTATCTGGACGGACAGCCGGTGGTGGGCATCGACACCGACCCGGGGCGCAACCCGGGGATCCTGGTCCGTCACCGCTGCACCGACGCGGCCGCCCTGTTGCGTGCGGCGACCACTGCCGGGAGCGGGGCAGAGGAGCTGACCATGGTCGAGGCCGTCGCCGACGACACCCAGCGCCTCCTCGCCCTGAACGAGATCTACCTGGGCTCACCCGGTCACCAGACGGCCCGCTACCGCCTGGGTTCCGACGGCGACAAGGGCCCGGGCGAGGCACAGGCATCCTCCGGGGTGCTGGTGGGCACCGGAACGGGCGCCACCGGCTGGCTGCGTTCCCTGTGGCTGGAGCGCGGCAGCCGCGCCGAGCTGCCCGCGCCCTGCGAACGGCGGCTCCTGTGGTTCGTACGGGAGGCCTGGCCCTCTCCGACGTCCGGAACGACGAAGGTAGCGGGTGAGCTGGGGCGGGGGCAGGGGCTGCAGCTGACCGTGGAGTCGGACCGGATCGTGGTGTTCGGCGACGGGATGGAACGCGACGCCCTGGAGCTGACGTGGGGCCAGAGCGTACGGCTGGGCATCGCGGGGACGGCGCTGCGCCTGGTGACGTAG
- a CDS encoding SAM-dependent methyltransferase: MKPAATRLAALLSHFFTGPLPVRLRDWDGAEAGPADAPLVVLRSPDALRRLLWQPGELGLAEAYVSGDLDVEGDLATALSRAGRAVREQGVVRPRPARLAAAAALAVGLGAASLPPRRPDGRARLTGRLHSSSRDRAAISHHYDVSNAFYALLLDESMAYSCAYWARPADATYGLAEAQRDKLELICRKLGLRAGDRLLDVGCGWGSLAVHAAREHKVRVTAVTLSRQQRDFVAERAVREGVAGQVEVQLRHWRHIDGGGYDAACAVEMGEHVGDAEYPAFATKLHDALRPEGRLLIQQMSRGADAPGGGPFIESYIAPDMHMRPVGRTTDMLEAAGLEIRSVESLREHYAATIDAWRTRLEDRWSEVEDLVGETTGRVWRLYLAGASPAFAERRMGVDQLLAVRPTLDGGSGMPATPAAWYP; encoded by the coding sequence ATGAAGCCCGCGGCGACACGTCTCGCCGCTCTGTTGAGTCACTTCTTCACCGGCCCCCTCCCCGTACGACTGCGCGACTGGGACGGCGCTGAGGCCGGGCCCGCCGACGCGCCCCTGGTCGTACTGCGCTCCCCCGACGCCCTGCGCCGCCTGCTCTGGCAGCCCGGTGAGCTGGGCCTCGCCGAGGCCTACGTCAGCGGCGACCTCGACGTGGAGGGCGACCTCGCCACCGCCCTCTCCCGGGCCGGCCGGGCCGTGCGTGAGCAGGGGGTCGTACGTCCGCGTCCGGCCCGGCTGGCGGCGGCCGCAGCCCTCGCCGTCGGACTGGGCGCGGCCTCCTTGCCCCCACGCCGGCCGGACGGGCGCGCGCGGCTCACCGGCCGTCTGCACAGCTCTTCCCGGGACCGCGCCGCGATCAGCCACCACTACGACGTGTCCAACGCCTTCTACGCGCTGCTCCTCGACGAGTCGATGGCGTACTCGTGCGCGTACTGGGCCCGGCCCGCCGACGCAACGTACGGTCTGGCCGAGGCCCAGCGGGACAAGCTGGAGCTGATCTGCCGCAAGCTCGGACTGCGGGCCGGCGATCGGCTCCTGGACGTCGGGTGCGGCTGGGGCTCCCTCGCCGTGCACGCCGCCCGGGAACACAAGGTGCGCGTCACCGCGGTCACCCTCTCCCGGCAGCAGCGGGACTTCGTGGCCGAGCGGGCCGTCCGCGAGGGCGTGGCCGGACAGGTGGAGGTCCAGCTGAGGCACTGGCGCCACATCGACGGCGGAGGGTACGACGCGGCCTGCGCCGTCGAGATGGGCGAACACGTCGGCGACGCCGAGTACCCCGCCTTCGCCACCAAGCTGCACGACGCACTGCGCCCCGAGGGCCGGCTCCTGATCCAGCAGATGTCACGCGGCGCCGACGCACCCGGCGGAGGACCCTTCATCGAGTCGTACATCGCACCCGACATGCACATGCGGCCCGTCGGCCGCACCACCGACATGCTGGAGGCCGCCGGACTGGAGATCCGCAGTGTCGAATCCCTGCGCGAGCACTACGCGGCCACCATCGACGCCTGGCGCACCCGTCTCGAAGACCGCTGGTCCGAGGTCGAAGACCTCGTCGGCGAGACCACCGGTCGGGTGTGGCGCCTCTACCTGGCCGGCGCCTCGCCGGCCTTCGCCGAACGCCGCATGGGCGTCGACCAACTCCTTGCGGTACGCCCCACCCTCGACGGCGGTTCAGGCATGCCCGCCACTCCCGCCGCCTGGTACCCGTAG
- a CDS encoding peroxiredoxin, which translates to MPSTPKIGDVPGEFRLSGGQLSGGAFHLGDYSLHEQRGNPVVLAFYPGDDTPVCTAQLCSYSDGLEQLQSAGAVVWGISAQGIDSHERFARARQLRMPLLSDPDRAVARSFGITAPLIGLRRSVFIIDAGGRLHWKHVTAVGATFPPAAALASQLATLPV; encoded by the coding sequence ATGCCCAGCACCCCGAAGATCGGGGACGTCCCCGGCGAGTTCCGCCTGTCCGGCGGGCAACTCAGCGGAGGGGCCTTTCACCTCGGCGACTACAGCCTCCACGAGCAGCGCGGAAACCCCGTGGTCCTCGCCTTCTACCCCGGCGACGACACACCCGTCTGCACCGCGCAGCTGTGCTCCTACTCCGACGGACTGGAGCAGTTGCAGTCCGCGGGGGCAGTGGTGTGGGGGATCAGCGCCCAAGGCATCGACAGCCACGAGCGGTTCGCCCGGGCCAGGCAGCTGCGGATGCCGCTCCTGTCCGACCCGGACCGGGCCGTGGCACGGTCCTTCGGAATCACCGCGCCCCTGATCGGACTGAGGCGTTCGGTGTTCATCATCGACGCGGGTGGCCGCCTGCACTGGAAACACGTCACGGCCGTGGGCGCCACCTTCCCACCGGCGGCGGCCCTGGCCTCGCAACTGGCCACCCTGCCCGTCTGA
- the tap gene encoding telomere-associated protein Tap: MSSQPSDPLAAVDALLAAVEAGHLLPAPAERVRLREAAGLTQAAVAQALGVRIPSIQAWEEGRAEPKPERLQAYRRLLEGLAQRFPAPAPAPASPKPAAPPTTPSSPAVAASEAEVRPTVASRRPLPRKAATAATAASADSRFPHGPLAVLDGDGSAYGVDGIVLDCPAATITELVEWTLKESGLGAARLNRNGKDSDPLIVLTASAAVKLGLPERLEGREERRSLRLADDHPVVKQIGAAKWQLTQRGFGPWARIYRKAEGRARQCVQLAILSWDALDTRSWPGVAAMDPADIARVLGVYAQRVLTPRGSTAVSGLELMTALRPPTRAVQDNGTWVSGHNPGSLGSEPMDPAPPEAIAEHPVVVRSGWSGGFLNEEAYQWVRDPVLLSDEECLLPYAVGLDLNTAFLAAAARLVVGLSAPDHFHRPVFNKKIPGSWLADLSHIELDPRLPSPFTPDGTRPTGPAWYQTHTLAYAQELGHDVRPVEAYLRRETGAYLDPWHDRLKTAYVDTLADLGVTADLTDAGFLAAMEVHQQADPAMAAVLAAIKATVKGGIGKLRERPQGRTYRDGDPWPAMQRPTWRPDIRAAVISKARVNMHRKLTNMVKLTGLFPLAVLSDCVVYPSPGASPLDFLPYEASGKPLMGGFRLGPTPGLAKVEGVQEMAWAVDLMEKGLNPARHIKGGDAVLDDGE; this comes from the coding sequence ATGAGCAGCCAGCCTTCCGACCCCCTCGCCGCGGTGGACGCCCTCCTTGCCGCCGTCGAGGCCGGTCACCTTCTCCCGGCCCCTGCGGAACGAGTCCGCCTCCGTGAAGCGGCCGGCCTGACCCAGGCCGCCGTTGCCCAGGCCCTCGGCGTACGCATCCCCAGCATCCAGGCCTGGGAGGAAGGACGCGCCGAGCCGAAACCCGAACGCCTCCAGGCCTATCGGCGCCTCCTCGAAGGCCTGGCCCAGCGCTTTCCGGCCCCGGCCCCTGCCCCCGCCTCACCGAAGCCGGCCGCCCCGCCGACCACGCCCAGCAGTCCGGCCGTTGCCGCGTCCGAGGCCGAGGTCCGTCCGACGGTGGCATCGCGGCGCCCCCTTCCGAGAAAGGCCGCCACGGCCGCCACTGCCGCGTCCGCCGATTCCCGGTTCCCGCACGGCCCGCTCGCCGTCCTGGACGGCGACGGCAGTGCGTACGGCGTCGACGGGATCGTGCTGGACTGCCCGGCCGCCACCATCACGGAGTTGGTGGAGTGGACGCTGAAGGAGTCCGGTCTCGGCGCTGCGCGCCTGAACCGCAACGGCAAGGACTCCGACCCGCTGATCGTGCTCACCGCCTCCGCCGCCGTGAAGCTCGGACTTCCGGAGCGGCTGGAGGGGCGCGAGGAGCGCCGCTCACTGCGGCTGGCGGACGACCACCCGGTCGTGAAGCAGATCGGAGCGGCGAAATGGCAGCTCACGCAGCGCGGCTTCGGCCCGTGGGCCCGGATCTACCGCAAGGCCGAAGGCAGGGCGCGGCAGTGCGTGCAGCTCGCGATCCTGTCCTGGGACGCCCTCGACACCCGTTCCTGGCCCGGCGTCGCCGCCATGGACCCCGCCGACATCGCCCGCGTCCTCGGCGTCTACGCCCAGCGGGTCCTCACCCCGCGCGGCTCCACCGCGGTGTCCGGGCTGGAGCTGATGACCGCCCTGCGCCCGCCCACCAGGGCCGTGCAGGACAACGGGACGTGGGTGTCGGGCCACAACCCCGGCAGCCTCGGTTCGGAGCCCATGGATCCGGCGCCGCCCGAGGCCATCGCCGAACACCCCGTCGTCGTGCGGTCCGGCTGGAGCGGGGGCTTCCTCAACGAGGAGGCCTATCAGTGGGTCCGCGACCCCGTTCTCCTCTCCGACGAGGAGTGCCTGCTCCCGTACGCGGTCGGCCTGGACCTGAACACCGCCTTCCTGGCGGCCGCGGCACGCCTGGTGGTGGGCCTGTCCGCCCCCGACCACTTCCACCGGCCGGTGTTCAACAAGAAGATCCCCGGCTCCTGGCTGGCCGACCTCTCCCACATCGAGCTCGACCCGCGCCTGCCGTCGCCGTTCACCCCGGACGGCACCCGGCCGACGGGACCTGCCTGGTACCAGACCCACACCCTCGCCTACGCCCAGGAACTCGGCCACGACGTCCGCCCCGTCGAGGCCTACCTGCGCCGGGAGACCGGCGCCTACCTCGACCCGTGGCACGACCGCCTCAAGACCGCGTACGTGGACACCCTCGCCGACCTCGGCGTCACCGCCGATCTCACCGACGCCGGATTCCTGGCGGCGATGGAGGTCCACCAACAGGCCGATCCGGCGATGGCCGCCGTCCTCGCGGCGATCAAGGCCACGGTCAAGGGCGGTATCGGCAAGCTCCGCGAACGCCCCCAGGGCCGCACCTATCGGGACGGCGACCCGTGGCCCGCCATGCAGCGCCCGACCTGGCGACCCGACATCCGCGCCGCCGTCATCTCCAAGGCCCGCGTCAACATGCACCGCAAGCTCACCAACATGGTGAAGCTGACCGGCCTGTTCCCCCTCGCGGTGCTCTCCGACTGCGTCGTCTATCCCAGCCCCGGTGCTTCCCCGCTGGACTTCCTGCCGTACGAGGCGTCCGGCAAGCCGCTGATGGGCGGCTTCCGCCTCGGCCCGACCCCGGGTCTGGCCAAGGTGGAAGGGGTGCAGGAGATGGCGTGGGCGGTCGACCTGATGGAGAAGGGCCTCAACCCCGCCCGCCACATCAAGGGCGGCGACGCCGTCCTCGACGACGGCGAATAG
- a CDS encoding 2'-5' RNA ligase family protein, with the protein MPDPGTTAVVIVLPDAAPLLDAAWRIDPALVRHGVPAHVSLLYPFVPESVLTVQDETNVRSLAASFPAADLLLEHVVTEPGFVAVSVPELQPIVDAFHGQWSGLRPYGGRFGARPAAHVTVATGAGDPAAAARVRAAVGHLLPLRTRAAAVQLVVLAEDGWRPRFTAPLGGPDGA; encoded by the coding sequence ATGCCTGATCCAGGGACCACCGCCGTCGTGATTGTTCTGCCCGACGCCGCCCCGCTCCTCGATGCGGCGTGGCGCATCGACCCGGCCCTGGTGCGTCACGGGGTGCCGGCACACGTCTCGCTCCTCTACCCGTTCGTACCGGAATCGGTGCTGACGGTTCAGGACGAGACGAACGTGCGTTCCCTGGCGGCGAGTTTCCCGGCGGCCGATCTGCTCCTGGAGCACGTCGTGACGGAGCCGGGCTTCGTCGCCGTCTCCGTGCCGGAACTCCAGCCGATCGTCGATGCGTTCCACGGCCAGTGGTCCGGATTGCGGCCGTACGGGGGGCGCTTCGGGGCGCGGCCCGCCGCCCATGTCACGGTCGCCACGGGTGCGGGCGACCCGGCAGCCGCCGCCCGTGTCCGCGCCGCGGTCGGGCACCTGTTGCCGCTGCGCACCCGTGCGGCGGCGGTCCAGCTGGTGGTGTTGGCGGAGGACGGCTGGCGGCCGCGGTTCACCGCGCCGCTCGGCGGCCCCGACGGAGCGTGA